AATAcacaaaaaatacaaattacaaTTTCTGGGGCTGATCATGCACcttcagttgctcaaaagttaagAGTTAAGTTcacttcttcttcttcttccgaTATCTGTCAACATCAACTGGTTGATGAAACACAGTGTATAGGTGTgcgcaaataaatatatacagacATTACTaataaatttagtattaataataataataataataataataataataataataataagagtTTTTAAGCTAAGCGGTGTGGGAGAGAAGAGTCTAAAAGGATGTGTGCTTCGTTACAATCGAAACTGCATtggttactatggtatttatccgccagTTATCTTTAATCGACTAAACCcaaggacccagttccacatttctgtGTTAAGATtttactcagagttaactcattgaaaatgaaataaactctaacttacaactgtggaactggatcccgagttcagagttacctctaactcacaacgtggaactggatttcgagttcagagttaactctaactcacaacgtggaactggatttcaagttcagagttaactcttaaactcacaactgtggaactgggtcctggtggTCTTTTCAAATTAACTCAGAAAAACAATCTTGTAATTCACCAAAATTTCGAGGAcgcttattttcaaattctttctTACCCTTTCTCAGAAGCGAAATCTTTCGGTTTATAAGGAATGTAAAATTCCTCGTCTCTCACTCCGCCTGCTGTCGTCCCGTCTGCCAAACGTTTTCGTTTCTTCTGTTTTTTCTCCTTGAATATTTTATCCGGATGCGATCGTTTCGGGGCGACCACTTGTTTGAAGGTAttcttaaaataaaagataTGTATGTAAAACAACTTAATCCGGGGCCAGTTTACAAAAGAGAAGAGGGCCAAATTGAATTCAAGGATCAAGAATCTTTAAATCTCAGAACTCCCTAATAATTACTCAATCTCTGTAGCCTATTTAGACGAATGTTATGATTGTTTGGTAATTCCAGGTCGTCCTCTGTATTTGAGAGTTTGAATAGAAAAGATCAATCTCAGAATTCCCTGATAATTTCCCAATCTCCATGATTAAATCCCTGGTTCCCTGATTTTCCTGCAGGGAATGCGATATCTTCAATTTCCTGATAATTCTCTGATTTCCATTAGAAAATATCTGATTTCCTGATTTCTGTGCAGGGAATTTAAAATCCTACATAAATTCCCTGCACAGAatatgaaaatctaaattccCGATAATTCCCAAATTTCCATAAGAAAATACCTAGGCtaggtttcatagatgtggatgAAAAAATAGTCCCtaggaacattttgaaatttgtcagttatatccatggtttctcattgttactaccaTAGTATGGTGGTTGTTACCCAGATTAACCCAAAATCATAAACTCcccaatttccctgatttACAGATACCCTGAAATTCCATGATTTTCTGATTGCTTTTAAGGTCAGCAGCCACAATGACAGTTGAACCAGGGTTTTCTAAATACCTGTAACGCATCTTCCGAAACTTCCATCTCCGCATTATTCGAATTTTCTACCTCCGCCATTCGTTCGTCTTCCTCCAGCGTTTTCTCGAGAAATCGATCCGTTTTCTCGCGTTGTTTTATCTGCGTCGAGATGATCGCGTTGCCGTGGAAATTACGCTTGTTTTTCATCACTTCGAATCCGCGATTTTTTGCGTGCGAGTTGATCTCGAAAATCGTCTGCAAGAAAAGCAGCGAGCAGACGACAatttaaaatgaaactaaaattCTCCTGATTTATCAATTCAGGGTCCTGAGGCTGGTCGCATAGTCATGgattagacttaagaccagtctaagaccaacttagttctatagccaatctacaacttgagaccagtcgaccacttttggacttaagtcacgactgtgcaactggcccctgctgCGGGGCTAATTGCACTgacatggcttagatttaagaccagccCAAGACCAACTTAGTCCTATAGCATATTAAGACTGAATTTTAAAAGGGTCagtaatttgatgaatattcaattgttttgtttttcttttttctattaGCAGATGAGTAAATTTGagttgaatttcttgtttgtaTGAAACTAGATCCATTAGAATACCGGTACAAACTTACGGTTTGCGGACgataatttctcattttttcgATCAATTGCAATCTTTCGGTCTCGTCGTTTTCGCCACTTTCACCGAACAGGGGATGAAACGTCAACGGCACGGCGGACATTTCCTTCATACGTTTAATAGACTCACTCGCCGGAGCCGGTCTTGATCGGATATAGTTTTTAAATGCGTTCGTGCAAACTTTCACTTGTCCTTCCTTCAAATACAAATAACACATATTAGACTGTGTGCAGTAAAAcgtatctataacatcatcaaattgtgtaGAGACCCATCTTGAAAAGATGGCAGCCTCCATTaatccctatgacatcattgattgattgatatctTATTTACATAGAACATATACAATAATACAGAGACaagaattattaattattaattattaattatcaCCAACTGTTGTAGAGAACTGACCGACATGTATATAGACCCTTTCAGAAAACATGGGTGCCTCTATAATAAtcccccttatgacatcatcaaattgtgtaGACCCTTCCTCCATAAACATGTTATGATATCATCTTTGTAGAGAAATGATCAATGAAATAGACCTGCCCAAAATAGATGGCCAGCCCTAATAATCCTCTCATGCATCAAACAGTCTAGTTATCATATGAATACGAACCAGCTCAGAATTGTGATAATGCCATTGTCTGATATTGATCTCCTCGTCATCAGCAATCCACTGCGGTACCCGACCATAAACACCATCAACATCTGCAAAATAAATCGCTACATTTACATAACACATTTTATTCGAGTTTTGATGGAAATTTCGTTGCAAATTGCGGAACCAGATCTCTCTGATCTACCAATATTTTGAGCGTTAGAAACAGTTATTTTTACCTGGTGTATTCTTATCTTTAAGAGCGTATTTCATCGGTCGTCCGAGAAACAGATGTAAATCCAACACGTAGGGAATTTCGTCGTGAGCTACGAGCGAATACGCCGTTCCCGAACGTCCAGCGCGGGCCACACGACCTTGAAAAACAACAGACGACACACATTCAATACGATAAAAATTTCATGAAGCATTTCTATATTCGGATAAGCACAGTGAATTGAGCAGCTGGAGTAAAATTTACGAGAAAAGGGATTCTTCGTTCAGTAAAtgcgcataaaatttgaattttttgaccTAACGCCCCATCATCCCTCTTGTatgcaaaatcggccattttttcctataCTTTAAGTATCAAATTATGCTACTGCactaaccccccccccccacccttAAAATTTTCTAGAAAAGGGATTCTTCATTCAGTACAtgcgcataaaatttgaatctttgaCCGAACGCCCCATCATCCCCCTTGTATGCAAAATCGGCCACTTTTCCTATACTTTAAGTATCAAATTATGCTACTGCACTAACCCCCCCACCCTTATTTGTATATAACAGATGAATACCCTCGAAGATATCTGctttcaatatcaatttcgATATCTCATCAACTTACCGACGCGATGGACGAAAAGTTTTGGTTTCGCCGGAAAATGATAATTAATCACGTTATCCAACATCGGAATATCGATACCTCGCGCGGCGAGATCCGTCACGACCATTACCATCGATTTCTTCTTTTGGAATTTAGCGATGTTTATCTTACGAGCCGTCTGATCCAGGGAACTGTATATATACGTGTTACTGATACCGGCGACATCTAGCAGCTGAAATATACAACGATCAATATATCTGATTCGGGTTTTCATATACAGTGGACCTCCGATATACGCCACtcccgcctaccgccaggtttgctcaatgtacatctctaaacaaatacataataaaacatCCCCGATATACCACCCTCCCATTTACCACCACCCTCGcttaccgccaggttttctcaatgtacatctctttataaatacatagtaaaacacccccaatATACCACCCTCCAatataccgccacccccgcctactgccaggttttctcaatgtacatctctatacaaatacatagtaaaacacccctgatataccgccatactctctatacagCCAGTTGTTCTGTACCgagatgtgggcggtatatccgGGGTTGACTGTAACTTGCAGAATAATTTACACACTaagtttagaaaataatttctcaaatccaagaatttcaaaaacgaaaTACGTACCATTCGGATGTATTCGACGTGATGTTTCGTAGCGACGAATAAAACCGTCTGCTCCGTCGGTTTAATCACCTGCTTCAACAGATGGATCAATAACGCTGTTTTATCAACCGCGCGACATTGGAAAAATGAGAGCtgcgaaaaaaaaaccgatCACAATTACATCAAACGACATCAAAGAATCAATGTTTTACAAGTACATTAAAAACTCCAAATTTCCAATAATCATCTCAATAGGAGGAAGCTAAGCCTATATTCCTGTACACAATCAGTAACACTGTCAATCAAACTTCTGCCATTGAGATGAGCTCATTTTAACAGAAAATGCGTGAAAACTTCATCAAAAGACGACATCGCAGAATCAATGAATTTTAAGAATTACCTTAAGATTTTCGCTCAGTTTTGTATCCACATCTAAACGTATCAAGGTCGGATCGTGGAGACCGGCTTTCGCGAATTCGACGAGTAATTTTGGCAGCGTCGCCGAGAACAACAGCGTCTGCCTCGTCTCCGGCAGTCGGTTGATTATTTCTTGCAGTTGTTCCTGGAAACCCATTTCaaacaatctgaaaaataaaagtaaaCACATCCAGAGACCTCTTTGGACAGAAGTGTCGagtttttcctgattttttcctagatttttctgattcgcCGAGTTTATTTTTGATGAGTTTAGGCAATTTTTTGCAAACTTCAATACAATTCAAACGTTATCAGGAAAATTCTTTCAACAAGGTCCAATTTCAAGgcataaaatgaaatgaccAATCAAAGTAAATTTTGTTAATAAGCAGATGTTATACTGACCTATCGGCTTCATCAAAAACAACATATTCAACCGCGTTCATTTTTAAATCCATTTCCATAACAACGTGCAGGAATCGACCCGGTGTCGCTATAATTCTGAAAACAAAATACCGATGTCTTCTTAGATCTAATTGGTCGATTGGTCTAAGAAGCTTGAATATTGACCAATCGTAATTCATTTTACATTCAGTGATGATGCTTACATGTCTGGATTTTCGTGAAGAGCCGCAAATTGATCTTCCatactgaaaataacaatgaaaAACATCAAAGTCAATCTTTCGAAAAAGTCTTGAAAAAAAGTCAAAAGCACAAAAACGAATGAATTCCTACCTATCTCCACCGAGCACGACAGCTGACTTCAAACCTGTGTATTTTCCAATCTGAAAATAATAccgaaaaattttttttcactttttttcaAAGTCTGCTCtatattcattgattttaGCTGAATATTTCTCCTAGTTTGTATCACATCATGTACCTTAAAGTCTCTTTGTTCATATATCTCATGATTTTGTTACAACATTAGAATGTATATATTGTCGAAATATTGGAAAAATATTAAGTCAAGGAAACATTTAAGAATCAATGGTTCATTCTAATAATTGtgagattttaaattaatacTGTCACAATAGTCGCTCAGTTTTATCAGTGGGAATTTTTCGAAGTCATTAAAAAAACCTGACATTTTAAGCAGTCATTAAGGGATGCAAACCTCCTTGGTAAATTTAAGAGTTTGAAGAGCTAATTCTCGAGTTGGTGACATGATCAATGCGCGCGCTCCAGACTTCGCCGAGtgcaatttcaatttctcgaaCATCGGCAACAAAAACGCCGCCGTTTTCCCGCTACCCGTCCTCGCCATGGCAACCACATCTTTACCTTCCAGTATGATAGGAATCGTCTATAAAGCGAAAAATAACATGATTTTCTAAAAGTTTCCAGAATTTGTTTCTCGTTTGAAATGTATCAAGGAGCGATAATGCAAACCTTTCTTTGAATCGGGGTCGGAATTTTGTAACCTTTGCGAATGATACCATTGTAAACACTACGAGaaaatcctgaaaaaaaaaaaataaaatattttaatttgaaaatacagaGCCCAGTCTCACTTGCCAGAGTTACCTCTCAGGTGATGCTGCTGCATCTTAAAGTGTAGTTTGGAACCCAAAATCTTAGGGAAAGAATTTTGTATGTTGaactttttaattttgaatagaattatgctgcactaatttgaatatttttggaGGAAATTGACTAAGAAAATCTattaaaaattcaattaattactaAGTTTCCAATGTTTTTCCCTTAAActtttcagtgctgactaattaataccctaaagtgctggagatgatttgaacattttcagcTCTCAATGTGTTATGTATCTAcctatacaccgcactgcagtagCCTCGCTGAAAGGGTTTAAGGGAGAGAACTGTGGACCTCAGTTCTTATTTACAAACTTACCCATCGATTGGAAGCCTCcggattttttatgtttacgATTTTGTTTAGCGACTAATCTTCTAGTTTCATTCGCCAGATCATCTTCACTATCGATTTCCTCCTCATCAGCACCACCCTCACGTCCGGCCGTTTCACTATTCTTTTCATTGTCATCATCATGAAATTCTTCGTCATCGATCAGACTCAggtccatttttatcaacaaacCCTTGAAATTCGGAAAACAGACTAATTTATTGCCCTAGACGCTATTTATTGGCCCTGTAACGTACGTAGCTAACTTGAAGATTGATGATCGTACTGTAGAGTGATGGCCTTTTCTTGACTTGAACTTATGAAGAATCTTGTTTGATTTGTattgaatttatgaaataaacgtCTAAAATCGACCGTTTTGTTTAAAATAAGATTTACAAGTATATATTTTCGAAACGAAGGTCCCGTTCTCTATTCAATTACCAAATTTGGAGCGATTCTGATCAGAATTGAGTCTTTAACGGGCTGAAATTCAACGTCGCTTCAGTATTTCACTTCAAAAACAACGTGGTAGACCACCATGACAGTTATGCTAAAAACGCGGACCAGGATTTCCCATCCTCGGTTAAAAAGCCCACAGGTCGGGATTTAGGGAATACTGTCATGGCGGCCAAAGTGAAACTGATGCTTGAAATGGGAACATTGTGAACATATTCTGGCTCCTGGCGCGTTTAGATTTGGGCTTAAATCGATATTTTTCTGGTGAGTTCTAAGATTTAATTGAGATGATTCGAAAGATGTTAAAATCTATCGGGTTTTCCCCGTTAGTTCGTTGTAATTAACGTTTGAACGAGGAAAATACGCAGCACAGCCTCACTTGCCAGAGTTACCTCTCAGGCGATGCTGCTGCATCTTAGTCTAAGTCGTAGTTTGGAACCAAAAACATTAGGGAAACGATTTCGTATGTTGAACTTTTTGTGTTTGACTAAATTTATGCTGCACTAACTGCACTGTATTTTGAAACCCAAAGATAAGAAAGATTGtccaaatatcaaaatgatgctaaatttcttaaaagttttaattttttgacCCCTTTGTCAAAGGaatgaatgtttgaaatatcaaaaagtgAAAAAAGGGATTTTCAAGTTAGCagattcagatgattttaatatACTTTTTTCTTCTGTAGAATTACTGGATGCTAATAAACAAACATGGCCGGGAAACAGTTTAATAAAATCCCACCCCGATGGTTGAACTGCCCTCGTAAAGGATCCATTATAAACAGTAAGTTTAAGTGTCACCAAATTAATTTCCCTTTGATcgataaccattgatgaaatgCTTTGAGTCTGTTTTGTGTAGTccagtacctagccgttgttccagggaaccgtaacaacgactggtattcagactatgtTTGGTATTGTTAATAAATCTCACtagaaaaatatagaaaaataaagcctgaaattatgtttttttgTTAATGTCAATGTTTTGACtctatcctaatagtcatctttcaGATTGCCGTAAAAGTAATGtaattcatttcaactttTCATCATAGTCATAATAGTCATCTCTATAAACTACTTGTAGGAAACTATTTTCGAGgctaatttatattttgtgcGCGATGAATTTTTTAGATAAATTTCTACCGTTTAAAACTTTGCTGGATGGGCGATATGACGGTGAAGTGCCCGAATCAAATCGTTGGAATCTCGAAATGTTGATGTTATCCAGCAAAATGTACAAGGTAAGGAAGGGCAAACATTGTTACCGTTCTACCGTTTAAAACTTTGCTGGATGGGCGATATGACGGTGAAGTGCCCGAATCAAATCGTTGGAATCTCGAAATGTTGATGTTATCCAGCAAAATGTACAAGGTAAGGAAGGGCAAACATTGTTTTTCAGaagccggttccatagtcatggctaagacttaaccctttcagtgcgtctacaccgcagtgcggtgtttaaatcattgatggattttgctagtacaccgcactgcggtgtattgatgtaattagtaattagtaattatctctattgaaaaatggcagaaagtgtcaaacatagtgaaatactagtaactaacgatacaccgcactgcggtgtagacgcactatagtggtattcccattgttcaacacactagggtggaattttttagaattttcaaattttctccagcactatagggtattaattagtcagcactgaaagggttaagaccagtcttaaactatcttagttctatagccaatctaacaatttaagaccagtcttaagatttaagaccactttcgggcttaagtctcgactatggaactggcctcTGGGCATGCAGCACGTTTGTCTAAGTCTGAAAAGTGCTTATTTTTGAACACATTTAGGACAGTGAAATCCTGAAAGTGCTGAAAACcgggtccctacaactccttgcTACCTTCAAAAACttctaaacagaaaatgcttttaaagttGCTTAAAACATTTAATTTTGGCAAAATGCCCAATTCTTTTGGTAAAATGCAGCCGTTTTCtatctctgagttaagattttaccctgggttaaaacattgaaaatgaacttactttaactcagagttaactctaactcatgactgtggaactgggtccgggTCGACGATTAACTCAATGTTTTGGGAAAAAAAGAGGACGAAAGTTTTTcatccatttttttttcaggtgaaCCTCGGATTAGTGATCGATTTAACGAATACGACTCGTTTCTACGATAAATCAACCCTCGAGGCGTACGACTGTAAATACCTGAAATTACAATGTCGCGGGTGAGTCGCCATTTTATTtactcgttttttttttttcatcgcgGAGAAATCCTCAAAATCGGTCAATTTTATCGTCGAAATTCTACTTCGAAATgattatgatatttcagacaTGGTGAAACCCCCTCGCAGGATCAGACAAACACTTTTATAAGCATCTGCGATCATTTCATTCGTCAAAAACCTCTCCACGTCATCGGTGAGTTATTGATGGTTACCCCAGTTTCGTTTAAGTTTCTAATCAAGAATCCACTGAAAAAATATCCCCAAAAAAGATCTAGTTGTCCTGCCTAATACCAAATTGGACTGCCAAAATCTGTCCCAGCTGAATGTTGTCGGCAAAAAGGAATAATTTTTATGTATCATAAACCACcactaaggctaaacaaaaatgataccttgtttctccgcagcggccggctaatttttgtaaaatatgataaaatttataaacagttcatttctatagcggccgggtctgttatggtaaaattgatcacgatttaaaaaaaaagtaatgtatagggtagataggcggccggccgggtcaacagttaagctcagcagagcggagaaacaaggtatcaattttttttatccTAATAGAATAGTGAGATCAGAAATTTATTGTTTCTTGTCGGGACAAACAAGAATCTATTGAGCTCTGTACCGTACAGAGTCTTAGTACCATAATTATAAGTACATCTCTAGGCTTGCACTGTGTCCCTCACCTTTTTTATGTAAAAACTATGTGAACTcctatatttttcaataatcttggatgatgaaaatcaattacattacattACATAAAACCATGGACAAAATGAAACGAACAACCCACTACCAACTCCGCTCCAGGTCAATATGTAAGAAAATAGTATCTGCCGCACTTTTCTCCCTAACTTCAAACAGGGACAACTTCAGTTCACTTCAAACAGGAGGGGGGCCCTCCTGtttgaaatgaactaaacTGAATCCATTTCTTTCCCGGTTGGAAAATCtatttttgtaaaaagaaaatctaataaatataaacaggctgaattcatcaaatttatcgtacgttatttcatcatcacgGACTGGTTCCCGCTTTCGTTTCAGGAGTACACTGTACGCACGGATTTAATCGGACTGGTTTCCTGATCGTTGCGTATCTCGTGGAGAAACAGAACTGGAGCGTTGACGCGGCCGTTGATATGTATCGTAAAGCTCGTCCACCTGGCATTTATAAACAGGACTATTTAGAGGAGTTATACCGTCGTTATGGCGACCCCGAGGAAACTCCGTCTGCTCCACCTTTACCAGATTGGTGTCTCGGTATGTTTTGAGTGaaattaatattcatattataagtacatagttccacagttctgaagccagttccacagttctgagccctgttccacagttctggatcaaGTTGCACAGTTCTGCACCCAGTTCTAGAGttttgaacccagttccacagtttggaACCAAGTTGCACACTTATATAGAGCTGATTTCATAGTTGCTTTTTAGTTTGACTCTCTGTTTAGTTagaattcagttcatttcaaattgaagTAACTTCAATGAACTGTAGAAAAGAGTCCAGTTCTACAagttatgattattttcagcTGTTTTTATTCAGTATTTGCTGAAATTTCAAGTTAGTAGAAGTTTCTAGAATCTCATCTGTTGTCTTCCCCATAACTTTGTAGAAAGTGAAGATGGTTTGGACGACGATGGCAACTCCCTTAACGATACAAACGACCTCGGAGACGGCCCCCCGAACAAACGACGAAGACAAGAAATCGTAAAAAAGGTATAttgtatttgtaaaaaaaaagtcAACGGTACATAATTACCCCGGAACGAAAATAGAGGTCATCGGCCATCagatatggccaccagggcagccatcttgaatttcttgtttggcGCGATACAGCCTTGAGTATGATGGATATCAATGAAACTTGATGTGAGATTTAAGACAGGTTTATATGTGTTCGACTTCAATTCTTACAAAGTTGGGGAGAGTGTGTTGCAGGGGGTATTTAAGGCCGCAAGGCGTCATTCTAGTTTATCTTCAGTAGTGGTCGGAATTTTTCGAGTGAGAAACTGTATTCTTCTTATTTACTCCACAGGATGCGTTATTTATGGACGGGGAAGTGGAGGGAGTAGAAACCGTAACCAAACAGCCCCTACTCGGCGATATACAAAAGAAATGTCAGAAATTATGCAGCTGGAAAAGGTTTAACACTTTTTATTAgctcaaaaaatttgatacaTAAATTTCTGCAATCATTTGTAGATACCTGCTGAAAATACCAATTTTTTAGTACACGTTTTTTGTGCGTAACTAAAATAACTTAGGAATTtccaaaattcaaacaaataccTGTTTTACTTGGAATTTGTGTCATTGGAaaaattcttgttttaaaaACAGCAATGGATTTCCCGGATCTCAGCCCGTCTCTATGGATCTCAGTAATATCGAATTCCTCAAACAGAAAGCGTACAAAGTCAGTTGGAAAGCAGACGGAGTCAGGTTAGACGTTTAACCTTCACCTTGTATAGACCGTatctagttagttacctaatcgttggtgttaagctttttataatcggatgagcTTATGCCAACTTAAATACTtttggtttgtgaaaatatccgatcgtgaaactaaaccacagtcaggttactgactagacCGTATCAATCGTGGAATCACTGCTGCAATGtgaatttttgaaagtgagctgataaaatatcCGATGTCTGATGCAAAAATCGATCGAAAAATCACGTTTGTGAAATTGATC
This genomic interval from Tubulanus polymorphus chromosome 8, tnTubPoly1.2, whole genome shotgun sequence contains the following:
- the LOC141909825 gene encoding ATP-dependent RNA helicase DDX54-like, which codes for MDLSLIDDEEFHDDDNEKNSETAGREGGADEEEIDSEDDLANETRRLVAKQNRKHKKSGGFQSMGFSRSVYNGIIRKGYKIPTPIQRKTIPIILEGKDVVAMARTGSGKTAAFLLPMFEKLKLHSAKSGARALIMSPTRELALQTLKFTKEIGKYTGLKSAVVLGGDSMEDQFAALHENPDIIIATPGRFLHVVMEMDLKMNAVEYVVFDEADRLFEMGFQEQLQEIINRLPETRQTLLFSATLPKLLVEFAKAGLHDPTLIRLDVDTKLSENLKLSFFQCRAVDKTALLIHLLKQVIKPTEQTVLFVATKHHVEYIRMLLDVAGISNTYIYSSLDQTARKINIAKFQKKKSMVMVVTDLAARGIDIPMLDNVINYHFPAKPKLFVHRVGRVARAGRSGTAYSLVAHDEIPYVLDLHLFLGRPMKYALKDKNTPDVDGVYGRVPQWIADDEEINIRQWHYHNSELEGQVKVCTNAFKNYIRSRPAPASESIKRMKEMSAVPLTFHPLFGESGENDETERLQLIEKMRNYRPQTTIFEINSHAKNRGFEVMKNKRNFHGNAIISTQIKQREKTDRFLEKTLEEDERMAEVENSNNAEMEVSEDALQNTFKQVVAPKRSHPDKIFKEKKQKKRKRLADGTTAGGVRDEEFYIPYKPKDFASEKGLSLGSSFDQQAASATLDLTGDDAREMKTMNSAVRWDRKKKKFVGVENQGNKKKIKTESGAWIPASYKSNSYKQWVAKTKITSREEADDDNDDSNEEKDRNNSQSSKSDGGRNRMQVFGTRNRGFHNKKVATTTDNRKVRSELKRSEQILKSRRKTQKMKSFQKKRQIQKQMKTGKS
- the LOC141909498 gene encoding mRNA-capping enzyme-like; the protein is MAGKQFNKIPPRWLNCPRKGSIINNKFLPFKTLLDGRYDGEVPESNRWNLEMLMLSSKMYKVRKGKHCYRSTV